The Catenulispora sp. EB89 genome includes a region encoding these proteins:
- a CDS encoding glycosyltransferase family 4 protein translates to MTPSDHKPRVVMLVGNFVDGDSRVQKEARYAAAAGWDTYLVGRSPSGRREEYALGGATVVRAAETMTATRYRASHPHRRGVRGLVAYRSAELSRTRHQRQRLRQRDLGADRELLARRVADGAGALEVLGARLVLRVRVLSVRLRGRWIAVRKQAFDRNYAAAAGGGPSSMLERLLVRRGSEAAAWAAQPRLADFEDSFGRMADELMPDVLHANDAEMLGVAVRAAVRARGAGRRVAVVYDSHEYTAGDIRPEDVTWAPVITAQEAKYIPMADAVVTAVDNFADKLVEHHGLAVRPTVVRNMPEAATFSVPGGRGPGLRGRLGLGPEATLLVYPGSVTPIRGLDTAVRALPQLPEAHLALLVGSRAGHVAELAELAARLGVAERFHVLDYVPVEELTDFIASATAGVDTLRRIPTQELTITTKYWSYIGARLPVVVSDVKAAGELTRRLRNGEVFEVDDVDGLAAAVRKVAAERERYAAVYTDEMLAAHSWERQVPALLEVYERVSGLRPVSGGAGGAGGDSGEDEEDGDGEGGGRVPTSRPDPAEVAGSVARG, encoded by the coding sequence ATGACTCCCAGCGACCACAAACCCCGCGTCGTCATGCTGGTCGGCAACTTCGTGGACGGCGACTCGCGCGTCCAGAAGGAGGCGCGGTACGCCGCTGCCGCAGGCTGGGACACGTATCTGGTCGGGCGGTCGCCGAGCGGGCGGCGGGAGGAGTACGCGCTGGGCGGTGCGACCGTCGTGCGCGCCGCCGAGACCATGACCGCCACGCGGTATCGCGCCTCGCATCCGCATCGGCGGGGCGTTCGGGGCCTGGTCGCGTATCGCTCGGCGGAGCTCAGCCGGACGCGGCATCAGCGGCAGCGGTTGCGGCAGCGGGATCTGGGCGCGGATCGGGAGTTGCTGGCGCGGCGGGTCGCGGACGGGGCCGGTGCGCTCGAGGTGCTGGGGGCGCGTTTGGTGTTGCGTGTTCGGGTCCTGAGCGTGCGGCTGCGGGGGCGCTGGATCGCGGTGCGCAAGCAGGCCTTCGACCGCAACTACGCGGCGGCGGCCGGAGGCGGGCCGAGCAGCATGCTGGAGCGGCTGTTGGTGCGGCGGGGCAGTGAGGCGGCGGCGTGGGCGGCGCAGCCCCGGCTGGCGGACTTCGAGGACTCGTTCGGGCGGATGGCCGACGAGCTGATGCCGGACGTGCTGCACGCCAACGACGCCGAGATGCTCGGTGTCGCGGTGCGGGCGGCGGTGCGGGCGCGGGGCGCCGGGCGACGGGTCGCGGTGGTCTACGACTCGCACGAGTACACCGCCGGCGACATCCGGCCGGAGGACGTCACCTGGGCGCCGGTGATAACGGCCCAGGAGGCGAAGTACATCCCGATGGCCGACGCGGTGGTGACCGCCGTCGACAACTTCGCCGACAAGCTGGTCGAGCACCACGGCCTCGCGGTCCGGCCGACGGTGGTGCGGAACATGCCGGAGGCCGCGACGTTCAGCGTGCCCGGCGGCCGGGGCCCGGGCCTGCGCGGGCGGCTGGGACTGGGGCCGGAGGCGACGCTGCTGGTGTATCCGGGCTCGGTGACGCCGATCCGCGGCCTGGACACCGCCGTGCGCGCACTGCCGCAGCTGCCGGAGGCGCACCTGGCCCTGCTCGTCGGCTCGCGGGCCGGGCACGTCGCGGAGCTGGCCGAGCTGGCGGCCCGCCTCGGCGTGGCGGAGCGGTTCCACGTCCTGGACTACGTGCCGGTCGAGGAGCTCACCGACTTCATCGCCTCGGCGACGGCGGGCGTCGACACGCTGCGCCGCATCCCCACGCAGGAACTGACGATCACGACCAAGTACTGGTCCTACATCGGCGCCCGCCTCCCGGTGGTGGTCAGCGACGTGAAGGCGGCCGGGGAGCTGACCCGCCGGCTGCGCAACGGCGAGGTGTTTGAGGTCGACGACGTCGACGGCCTGGCGGCGGCGGTGCGCAAGGTCGCGGCGGAGCGGGAGCGGTACGCGGCGGTTTACACGGACGAGATGCTGGCGGCGCACAGCTGGGAGCGGCAGGTGCCGGCGCTGCTGGAGGTGTACGAACGGGTGAGCGGGCTGCGGCCGGTGTCGGGCGGCGCGGGAGGCGCGGGAGGCGACAGCGGCGAGGACGAGGAGGACGGGGACGGCGAGGGCGGCGGCCGGGTGCCGACCTCACGCCCGGACCCCGCCGAGGTGGCGGGGAGCGTCGCCCGCGGCTAG
- a CDS encoding Uma2 family endonuclease translates to MNSILYTSDPFTTKEFFALDVDEKLKVELFGGALAVSPSPKHWHGLVSLKLRDALTTALGESFIVYLDLDVIVDEENVPRPDAFVVRSEPYDPDRVTEAADVLLAVEIMSPGSQVNDRRIKPSLYRDAGIPSWRIERSGKHLVLFEIPLSGEEVTHLDQVTLKVAGIDVPIDLEAIARYALGG, encoded by the coding sequence TTGAACTCCATCTTGTACACCTCCGATCCATTCACCACCAAAGAGTTCTTCGCCCTCGATGTGGACGAGAAGCTCAAGGTGGAGCTCTTCGGAGGTGCACTGGCCGTGAGTCCTTCACCAAAGCATTGGCACGGGCTTGTCTCGCTCAAGCTCCGTGATGCCTTGACCACAGCGCTGGGCGAGTCATTTATTGTCTACCTCGACCTCGACGTCATCGTGGATGAGGAGAACGTCCCCCGCCCAGACGCCTTCGTCGTACGCTCCGAGCCGTACGACCCCGATCGCGTCACGGAAGCCGCCGACGTACTGCTGGCCGTCGAAATCATGTCGCCGGGCTCACAGGTGAACGACCGCCGTATCAAACCCTCGCTCTACCGCGACGCCGGCATCCCGTCATGGCGCATCGAGCGCAGCGGAAAGCACCTCGTGCTCTTCGAAATCCCGCTCAGTGGCGAAGAAGTAACTCACCTCGACCAGGTCACCCTCAAAGTCGCGGGTATCGATGTCCCGATCGACCTCGAAGCCATCGCCCGCTACGCCCTCGGCGGATAG
- a CDS encoding glycosyltransferase — MSKLRVLYAPRDIAGQPSEWAKALRAQGVDAQVWSFGEPAFGLRPDREWDQDRLLADPMYRWQALDEAVHGFDVFHLQYGRGLLDAREPVLPELWDLPLLRSLGKRVYMHWHGSDVRLPSVHAEREADSYLAGAVVDEDAILARVSVARRFCDAMFVSTAGLPDYVPDAELVPLALDVAAWHTARGSEPAVPVVVHMPSRRATKGSDLVDAALRPLHDEGVIVYRPLSGLTRDQVKAEFAKADLVVDSLTIGDHGVVSCEAMASGAIAIAHIHERVRARETMPGAPVSEVPIVEATGATLAEVVRKLAGDPAERTRLRAEGLTWVTQRHDSKVVAAQLLAAYTRERGRVVSAYPEWPESTGKKRVRELEAEIERLRAQLGPNGEPLPGLTRRDRLEERPGLHLAVRKADRAYRGLRKKLK, encoded by the coding sequence GTGTCGAAGCTCCGCGTCCTGTACGCCCCCAGGGACATCGCCGGCCAGCCGTCCGAGTGGGCCAAGGCGCTGCGCGCGCAAGGCGTGGACGCGCAGGTGTGGTCGTTCGGCGAGCCGGCGTTCGGCCTGCGGCCGGACCGCGAGTGGGACCAGGACCGGCTGCTGGCCGATCCGATGTACCGGTGGCAGGCGCTGGACGAGGCGGTGCACGGGTTCGACGTGTTCCACCTGCAGTACGGCCGCGGGCTGCTGGACGCCAGGGAGCCGGTGCTGCCCGAGCTGTGGGACCTGCCGCTCCTGCGCTCGCTCGGCAAGCGGGTCTACATGCACTGGCACGGCTCGGACGTGCGGCTGCCGTCGGTGCACGCCGAGCGGGAGGCGGACTCCTATCTGGCCGGCGCCGTCGTCGACGAGGACGCCATCTTGGCCCGCGTTTCGGTGGCGCGCCGCTTCTGTGACGCGATGTTCGTCTCCACCGCGGGCCTGCCGGACTACGTCCCGGACGCCGAGCTGGTGCCGCTGGCCCTGGACGTCGCGGCCTGGCACACCGCGCGCGGCTCCGAACCGGCCGTCCCGGTCGTGGTGCACATGCCCTCCCGCCGCGCCACGAAGGGCTCCGACCTGGTCGACGCCGCCCTGCGGCCGCTGCACGACGAGGGCGTGATCGTCTACCGCCCGCTGTCCGGCCTGACCCGCGACCAGGTGAAGGCGGAGTTCGCCAAGGCGGACCTGGTGGTCGACTCGCTGACCATCGGCGACCACGGCGTGGTCTCCTGCGAGGCGATGGCCAGCGGCGCGATCGCGATCGCGCACATCCACGAGCGCGTCCGAGCCCGCGAGACGATGCCCGGCGCGCCGGTGTCGGAGGTGCCGATCGTCGAGGCCACCGGCGCCACGCTGGCCGAGGTGGTCCGCAAACTGGCCGGCGACCCGGCGGAGCGCACGCGGCTGCGCGCCGAGGGCCTGACCTGGGTGACGCAGCGCCACGACAGCAAGGTGGTGGCGGCGCAGCTACTGGCCGCGTACACGCGTGAGCGGGGGCGTGTGGTCAGTGCGTACCCGGAGTGGCCGGAGTCGACCGGCAAGAAGCGGGTGCGGGAGCTGGAGGCCGAGATCGAGCGCCTGCGCGCGCAGCTGGGCCCGAACGGCGAGCCGCTGCCCGGGCTGACGCGGCGGGACCGGCTGGAGGAGCGGCCGGGGCTGCATCTGGCGGTGCGGAAGGCGGACCGGGCTTATCGCGGGCTGCGGAAGAAGCTGAAGTAG
- a CDS encoding glycosyltransferase family 4 protein has protein sequence MRILMLVISNVATDTRVMREAAALAGAGHAVHVIGKDVSTGYEPPEGVTVASVGAGSAFRKEGAESLGARRKLPPHLRAARWLLLPQHRNSAFAGWRANARQLAAGQEFDVVHAHDFNTLPLGVELAQEHRVPLVYDTHELWQGRPRVGRPTPLQKRREARQEQAWGARAATVITVGQGVADALHEAYGWRHVEVVRNTFPMPAGGPVDPPKSVSGAVYAGRIAPFRELEAIAGASELVKPLRIVIAGPADDTYLGSYDSKAAEVVGARPVDEVDALLRELGISLVTHSDKWLNHRLAMPNKLFHAVRAGVPVVGTDVQELRRVVEEHKLGALYTPGDAASLAAALQEVADNYATYAVNVRAAAPALSWEADSEVLKGIYGRLTPRGD, from the coding sequence ATGCGCATCCTGATGCTCGTCATCTCCAACGTCGCCACCGACACCCGGGTGATGCGCGAGGCCGCGGCGCTGGCCGGCGCCGGCCACGCGGTCCACGTGATCGGCAAGGACGTCTCGACCGGCTACGAGCCGCCGGAGGGCGTCACGGTGGCCAGCGTCGGCGCCGGGTCGGCGTTCCGCAAGGAGGGCGCCGAATCGCTGGGCGCGCGCCGCAAGCTGCCGCCGCACCTGCGGGCCGCGCGCTGGCTGCTGCTGCCGCAGCACCGGAACTCGGCGTTCGCCGGGTGGCGGGCCAACGCCCGGCAGCTGGCCGCCGGGCAGGAGTTCGACGTCGTGCACGCGCACGATTTCAACACCCTGCCGCTCGGCGTGGAGCTGGCGCAGGAGCACCGCGTGCCGCTCGTCTACGACACGCACGAGCTGTGGCAGGGCCGACCGCGCGTCGGCCGGCCGACGCCGCTGCAGAAGCGCCGGGAAGCCAGGCAGGAACAGGCGTGGGGCGCGCGGGCGGCGACCGTGATCACCGTCGGGCAGGGCGTGGCCGACGCGCTGCACGAGGCGTACGGCTGGCGGCACGTCGAGGTCGTCCGGAACACCTTCCCGATGCCCGCCGGCGGTCCGGTGGACCCGCCGAAGTCGGTGTCAGGAGCCGTATACGCGGGCCGCATCGCGCCGTTCCGCGAGCTGGAGGCCATCGCCGGGGCGTCGGAGCTGGTGAAGCCGCTGCGGATCGTCATCGCCGGCCCGGCCGACGACACGTATCTGGGCTCTTACGACTCCAAGGCCGCCGAGGTGGTCGGCGCGCGTCCGGTGGACGAGGTGGACGCGCTGCTGCGGGAGCTGGGCATCTCGCTTGTCACCCACTCCGACAAGTGGCTGAACCACCGGCTGGCCATGCCGAACAAGCTGTTCCACGCGGTGCGCGCCGGGGTCCCGGTGGTCGGCACCGACGTGCAGGAACTGCGGCGCGTGGTCGAGGAGCACAAGCTCGGCGCGCTGTACACGCCGGGCGACGCGGCCTCGCTGGCCGCCGCGCTGCAGGAGGTCGCGGACAACTACGCGACCTACGCGGTCAACGTGCGCGCGGCCGCCCCGGCCTTGAGCTGGGAGGCCGATTCCGAGGTGCTGAAGGGGATCTACGGGCGCCTGACCCCGCGCGGCGACTGA
- a CDS encoding glycosyltransferase family 2 protein, protein MNVSEPSAPTAGSVEETRTAWPPVSVIMPVLNEERHLAFAVNGVLAQGYPGEMELILAIGPSTDRTQEVADELSAADPRVRSVPNPTGRTPAALNAALAEVKHGIVVRVDGHGELVPGYVQTAVRLLEETGAANVGGVMRAEGVTVFEQAVARAMTSKLGVGNAPNHTGGQSGPSDTVYLGVFRRDVLDELGGYDEHFTRAQDWELNHRIRESGRLIWFDPSLSVTYRPRPNLKALAKQYKEYGRWRRVVMRTHAGTASLRYLAPPGALLAVAAGTVVGLAGVTGGPGIAALGFVIPAGYFGALTAGALYESRGLPAGVRARLPLVLATMHGSWGYGFLTSPARLAKATGKSSKTPKK, encoded by the coding sequence ATGAACGTCTCAGAACCCTCCGCACCCACCGCGGGATCCGTTGAGGAGACCAGGACCGCCTGGCCCCCGGTATCGGTGATCATGCCGGTCCTCAACGAGGAGCGCCACCTCGCGTTCGCCGTCAACGGAGTCCTGGCCCAGGGCTACCCCGGCGAGATGGAGCTGATCCTGGCGATCGGCCCCAGTACAGACCGCACCCAGGAGGTCGCCGACGAACTGTCGGCCGCCGACCCCCGGGTGCGCAGCGTGCCGAACCCCACCGGCCGTACCCCGGCCGCGTTGAACGCGGCCCTGGCCGAGGTCAAGCACGGCATCGTGGTCCGCGTCGACGGCCACGGCGAGCTCGTCCCCGGCTATGTCCAGACCGCGGTGCGGCTCCTCGAAGAGACCGGTGCGGCCAACGTCGGCGGCGTCATGCGCGCCGAGGGCGTCACCGTTTTCGAGCAGGCCGTGGCCCGCGCCATGACCAGCAAGCTGGGCGTCGGCAACGCCCCCAACCACACCGGCGGCCAGAGCGGCCCGTCGGACACCGTCTACCTCGGGGTCTTCCGGCGCGACGTGCTCGACGAGCTCGGCGGCTACGACGAGCACTTCACCCGGGCCCAGGACTGGGAGCTGAACCACCGGATCCGCGAGTCCGGCCGGCTGATCTGGTTCGACCCGAGCCTGTCGGTGACCTACCGGCCGCGCCCGAACCTGAAGGCGCTGGCGAAGCAGTACAAGGAGTACGGCCGCTGGCGCCGCGTCGTGATGCGCACCCACGCCGGCACCGCCAGCCTGCGCTACCTCGCGCCGCCCGGCGCGCTGCTGGCCGTCGCCGCCGGCACGGTCGTCGGGCTGGCCGGCGTCACCGGCGGTCCCGGGATCGCCGCGCTCGGCTTCGTGATCCCCGCCGGCTACTTCGGCGCGCTGACCGCCGGCGCGCTCTACGAGTCCCGCGGCCTGCCCGCGGGCGTCCGGGCCCGGCTGCCGCTGGTGCTGGCCACCATGCACGGCTCCTGGGGCTACGGCTTCCTCACCTCCCCCGCGCGGCTGGCCAAGGCCACCGGCAAATCCTCCAAGACCCCTAAGAAGTAG
- a CDS encoding ACT domain-containing protein — translation MSAAGQRAQRLRLVPGRFAVEHLPAAVAPPSGWIAQVRAPEGLTVVREVVEHESADAELWRALYGGDTAHGLNLPGMLAALLEPLAAAAVPVFVASTFHADLVLVPESDTERAVAALRAAGHAVD, via the coding sequence GTGAGCGCCGCCGGCCAGCGGGCCCAGCGCCTGCGCCTGGTGCCCGGACGCTTCGCGGTCGAGCACCTGCCGGCCGCCGTCGCGCCGCCGAGCGGCTGGATCGCGCAGGTCCGCGCCCCCGAAGGGCTGACCGTGGTCCGCGAGGTCGTCGAGCACGAGAGCGCGGACGCCGAGCTGTGGCGCGCCCTCTACGGCGGCGACACGGCGCACGGCCTGAACCTGCCGGGCATGCTCGCCGCGCTGCTGGAGCCGCTGGCGGCGGCAGCGGTGCCGGTGTTCGTCGCCTCCACGTTCCACGCCGATTTGGTGCTGGTGCCCGAATCCGACACCGAGCGGGCGGTCGCGGCGTTGCGGGCGGCCGGACATGCCGTCGACTGA
- a CDS encoding acyl-CoA thioesterase produces the protein MTDDASRSTPGPAPRTTAASRTMLSHIMGPTEVNLLGTVHGGVVMKFVDDVAGAVAGRHSGGPAVTAAMDEMQFLNPVRVGDLVHAYAQVNWVGATSMEVGVRVMAEPWNEAGTAPRHVASAYLVFVAVDDKGQPRSVPPLVLETDLDRRRHGEAEIRRSHRLARRRAIQAARDQAGRDQAGRAAEEAALAAASGPASGPASSPEAAR, from the coding sequence GTGACCGATGACGCCTCGCGCAGCACCCCCGGGCCCGCGCCCCGCACCACCGCCGCCTCGCGGACCATGCTGTCCCACATCATGGGGCCCACCGAGGTGAACCTTCTGGGCACCGTGCACGGCGGCGTGGTCATGAAGTTCGTCGACGACGTCGCCGGGGCCGTGGCCGGGCGGCACTCCGGCGGACCGGCGGTCACCGCCGCCATGGACGAGATGCAGTTCCTGAACCCGGTCCGGGTCGGCGACCTGGTCCACGCCTACGCGCAGGTGAACTGGGTCGGCGCCACCTCGATGGAGGTCGGCGTCCGGGTGATGGCCGAGCCCTGGAACGAGGCCGGCACCGCGCCGCGCCACGTGGCCAGCGCCTACCTGGTGTTCGTCGCCGTCGACGACAAGGGCCAGCCGCGCTCGGTGCCGCCGCTGGTGCTGGAGACCGATCTGGACCGGCGCCGGCACGGCGAGGCCGAGATCCGGCGCAGCCACCGGCTGGCGCGTCGCCGCGCCATCCAGGCCGCGCGGGACCAGGCCGGGCGGGACCAGGCGGGACGGGCCGCCGAGGAGGCCGCGCTGGCCGCGGCGAGCGGCCCGGCGAGCGGCCCGGCGAGTAGCCCCGAGGCCGCCCGGTGA
- a CDS encoding dihydrofolate reductase family protein, producing the protein MRTITAGFFSAADGVVAEPQNWHFPYFSDELGAAVTEQLTDTLLFGRTTYDGFAAAWPAREEAGQDLEFARILGDARKIVVSHEKLELTWRNSEQLEGDLLDFVRELKAGEGGPVAVSGSVSVVRQLLGAGLLDELHLFIHPIALGQGLRVWPEDLEEPIKLRLIKCDVFKSGTLHVVYGPAED; encoded by the coding sequence ATGCGCACCATCACCGCGGGCTTCTTCTCCGCCGCCGACGGCGTCGTGGCCGAGCCCCAGAACTGGCACTTCCCGTACTTCAGCGACGAGCTCGGCGCCGCGGTGACGGAGCAGCTCACCGACACCTTGCTGTTCGGCCGCACGACCTACGACGGCTTCGCCGCCGCGTGGCCGGCCCGCGAGGAGGCCGGTCAGGACCTGGAGTTCGCGAGGATTCTCGGCGACGCGCGCAAGATCGTCGTCTCGCACGAGAAGCTGGAGCTCACCTGGCGCAATTCCGAGCAGCTGGAGGGCGACCTGCTGGACTTCGTCCGCGAGCTCAAGGCCGGCGAGGGCGGCCCGGTCGCGGTGTCCGGATCGGTCTCGGTGGTGCGGCAGCTGCTCGGTGCCGGACTGCTGGACGAGCTGCACCTGTTCATCCACCCGATCGCCCTCGGCCAGGGCCTCCGGGTGTGGCCGGAGGACCTGGAGGAGCCGATCAAGCTGCGGCTGATCAAGTGCGACGTCTTCAAGTCCGGCACCCTGCACGTCGTCTACGGCCCGGCCGAGGACTGA
- a CDS encoding sigma-70 family RNA polymerase sigma factor produces the protein MSTTIDRDAVADQLEPFRRELTAYCYRMLGSAFEAEDAVQETLLRAWSKFDGFQGRSQLRTWLYRIATNVCLDMAPAAQRRARPMDLCSPGSATAPNLAQLEENIWVGPIPDERVLAGDPAEVAVGRESIRLAFVAALQKLAPRQRAVLILREVLAWSAAETAELLDSSVASVNSALQRARATLAEDGAAGGDTAKPLDEEQREFLGKYVKAFESFDIDGLTELLRADVSLNMPPYQLWLRGVDELRAWWNGAGGGCRGSRLFAVEANGSPAFAQYRPAEDGDGFTPWAIMILEIRDGRLAGIGSYLDTDRLFPLFGMPARLRADGTPA, from the coding sequence GTGTCCACGACCATCGACCGCGACGCCGTCGCCGACCAGCTCGAACCCTTTCGCCGCGAGCTGACCGCCTACTGCTACCGCATGCTGGGCTCCGCCTTCGAGGCGGAGGACGCGGTGCAGGAGACGCTGCTGCGCGCCTGGTCCAAGTTCGACGGCTTCCAGGGGCGGTCGCAGCTGCGGACCTGGCTGTACCGGATCGCGACGAACGTGTGCCTGGACATGGCGCCGGCGGCGCAGCGCCGGGCGCGGCCGATGGACCTGTGCTCGCCGGGGTCGGCGACCGCGCCGAACCTGGCGCAGCTGGAGGAGAACATCTGGGTCGGGCCGATCCCGGACGAGCGGGTGCTCGCTGGGGACCCCGCCGAGGTGGCCGTGGGGCGGGAGAGCATCCGGCTGGCGTTCGTCGCCGCGCTGCAGAAGCTCGCGCCCCGGCAGCGGGCCGTGCTGATCCTGCGCGAGGTGCTGGCGTGGTCGGCGGCGGAGACCGCCGAACTGCTGGACTCGTCGGTGGCCTCGGTGAACAGCGCGCTGCAGCGGGCGCGCGCCACGCTGGCCGAGGACGGCGCCGCCGGCGGGGACACGGCCAAGCCGCTGGACGAGGAGCAGCGCGAGTTCCTGGGCAAGTACGTCAAGGCCTTCGAGTCCTTCGACATCGACGGCCTGACCGAGCTCCTGCGCGCCGACGTCTCGCTCAACATGCCGCCCTACCAGCTGTGGCTCCGGGGCGTCGACGAACTGCGCGCCTGGTGGAACGGCGCCGGCGGCGGCTGCCGCGGCTCGCGGCTGTTCGCCGTCGAGGCCAACGGGTCCCCGGCGTTCGCGCAGTACCGTCCGGCCGAGGACGGCGACGGGTTCACGCCGTGGGCGATCATGATCCTGGAGATCCGGGACGGACGGCTGGCCGGCATCGGCAGCTACCTGGACACCGACCGGCTGTTCCCGCTGTTCGGCATGCCCGCGCGGCTCCGGGCCGACGGCACGCCGGCCTGA
- a CDS encoding response regulator, translating into MIRILLVDDESLVRAGLRTILESAEDLRVVAEAEDGSLVVDALAAHRPDVVLMDVRMPRVDGLEALRRVQATPDPPPVVMLTTFDLDAYIFEALRLGATGFLLKDTPPRDLISAMRVVARGDAMLSPPVTKRLLDHYTGLRVADRAEQAVKLLAELTPRERDVLAEVARGLSNAQIGKNLYLSEATVKAHVSRVMAKLGVANRVQAALVGRDAGLLDKA; encoded by the coding sequence ATGATCCGCATCCTGCTCGTCGACGACGAGAGCCTGGTCCGCGCCGGCCTGCGCACCATCCTGGAGTCCGCCGAGGACCTGCGGGTGGTCGCCGAGGCCGAGGACGGCTCGCTGGTCGTCGACGCCCTCGCGGCGCACCGCCCGGACGTGGTCCTGATGGACGTCCGCATGCCCCGGGTGGACGGCCTGGAGGCGCTGCGCCGCGTGCAGGCCACCCCGGACCCGCCGCCGGTGGTCATGCTCACCACCTTCGACCTGGACGCGTACATCTTCGAGGCGCTGCGCCTGGGTGCCACCGGCTTCCTGCTCAAGGACACCCCGCCGCGAGACCTGATCTCGGCGATGCGCGTGGTGGCGCGCGGCGACGCGATGCTGTCGCCGCCGGTGACCAAGCGGCTGCTGGACCACTACACCGGGCTGCGCGTCGCGGACCGCGCCGAGCAGGCCGTGAAGCTGCTGGCGGAGCTGACGCCGCGGGAGCGCGACGTGCTCGCCGAGGTGGCGCGCGGGCTGTCGAACGCGCAGATCGGCAAGAACCTGTATCTGAGCGAGGCGACGGTGAAGGCGCACGTGTCGCGGGTGATGGCGAAGCTCGGCGTCGCGAACCGGGTGCAGGCGGCCCTGGTGGGACGGGACGCGGGGCTGCTCGACAAGGCGTGA
- a CDS encoding sensor histidine kinase: MKSPAWLPRARDIAVMALALLEGLTDLYTDGVDKHDLPMAALQGSMALIGTVALWWRRSRTERVVVLTMPLAVIGQVSVPLAMMLFALAVKRRDRVMWGLTALGGAAFLAQTAIENHGDLTFTDVLVNVLWVLVLVLFGAYFGARHDRLVGLQERAERAEAEQEVRAEAARLAERTRIAREMHDVLAHRISLIALHAGGLEITERPEPAAARQTAGLIRETARSALEDLRDVLGVLASGDTSAPLAPQPRFADIAELVERSAAAGVSVRLVPNSSLSLDAPVPEAVGRAAYRVVQEALTNIHKHAASAATTVRLSGAPDIGLEVRVENQAPRVVGTSLPGAGSGLAGLRERVEVAGGSFEAGPTLRGGFLVLAWLPWPQADAKDEADYGVIVSPASRERGTGPTAGTACVTDDERDRAGRTADPDAPRLIPSPEPAA; this comes from the coding sequence GTGAAATCCCCGGCCTGGCTCCCGCGCGCCCGCGACATCGCGGTCATGGCGCTGGCCCTGCTGGAGGGCCTGACGGACCTGTACACGGACGGCGTGGACAAGCACGACCTCCCGATGGCCGCGCTGCAGGGCTCCATGGCGCTGATCGGGACCGTCGCGCTGTGGTGGCGGCGCTCGCGCACCGAGCGCGTCGTCGTGCTGACCATGCCGCTGGCCGTGATCGGCCAGGTGTCGGTCCCGCTGGCGATGATGCTGTTCGCGCTGGCGGTGAAGCGCCGCGACCGGGTGATGTGGGGCCTGACCGCGCTCGGCGGCGCCGCCTTCCTGGCCCAGACCGCGATCGAGAACCACGGCGACCTGACCTTCACCGACGTGCTGGTGAACGTGCTGTGGGTGCTGGTCCTGGTGCTGTTCGGCGCCTACTTCGGCGCACGCCACGATCGGCTGGTCGGCCTGCAGGAGCGCGCCGAGCGGGCCGAGGCCGAGCAGGAGGTCCGGGCCGAGGCCGCCCGGCTGGCCGAGCGGACCCGGATCGCCCGCGAGATGCACGACGTCCTGGCGCACCGGATCTCGCTGATCGCGCTGCACGCCGGCGGCCTGGAGATCACCGAGCGCCCCGAGCCCGCCGCCGCCCGCCAGACCGCCGGCCTGATCCGGGAGACCGCGCGCTCGGCGCTGGAGGACCTGCGCGACGTGCTCGGCGTGCTGGCCAGCGGTGACACCTCGGCCCCGCTGGCCCCGCAGCCGCGGTTCGCGGACATCGCCGAGCTGGTCGAGCGCTCGGCCGCGGCCGGGGTGTCGGTGCGGCTGGTCCCGAACAGCAGCCTGAGCCTGGACGCCCCGGTGCCCGAGGCGGTGGGCCGCGCCGCGTACCGGGTGGTCCAGGAGGCGCTGACCAACATCCACAAGCACGCCGCCTCGGCCGCCACCACGGTCCGGCTCTCCGGCGCGCCCGACATCGGCCTAGAGGTGCGGGTGGAGAACCAGGCGCCGCGGGTCGTGGGCACCTCGCTGCCCGGTGCCGGCTCGGGCCTGGCCGGGCTGCGCGAGCGCGTGGAGGTCGCCGGCGGCTCGTTCGAGGCCGGCCCGACGCTGCGCGGCGGCTTCCTGGTGCTGGCCTGGCTGCCGTGGCCGCAGGCCGACGCGAAGGACGAGGCGGACTACGGTGTCATCGTGTCCCCGGCGAGCCGCGAGCGCGGCACGGGGCCGACTGCCGGAACGGCCTGCGTCACCGATGATGAGAGGGACCGCGCCGGCCGCACCGCCGACCCGGACGCCCCTCGCCTGATCCCCTCCCCGGAGCCCGCCGCATGA